A genomic stretch from Halobellus sp. LT62 includes:
- a CDS encoding O-acetylhomoserine aminocarboxypropyltransferase/cysteine synthase family protein, protein MVDGFHTRSLHAGQEPDEATGARAPPIYQTTSYAFDDADHAADLYALAADGDVYSRISNPTTRILENRLAALEGGVAAVATASGMAALDSATSILASAGDNVVASADMYGGTATYLTKMATRRGVEIRVVDTLDYEEYREQIDEDTAFVHVETIANPSLKTPDFERLADVAHANAAPLVVDNTFATPYLCRPIEHGADIVWESTTKWIHGSGTTIGGILVDGGTFPWKHADYDELSGTNPAFGIDFVERYGDAAFANAARQRALRTLGNQQSPFDAWQTIQGLETLPLRMARHCENARAVAEFLREHDGVEWVSYPGFEAHPTHENARRYLGSGDGDRAADETANAGDDIDDGEFGGMLTFGLAGGFEAAKRTCEETDLASFLANIGDAKTLIIHPASTTHAQLSEEEQRAAGLSPEMLRLSVGIEDAADVIADLDRAISAASRSVSGTGNEAGGEK, encoded by the coding sequence ATGGTCGATGGCTTCCACACCCGGAGTCTGCACGCCGGTCAGGAGCCGGACGAGGCGACAGGCGCGCGAGCGCCGCCGATCTATCAGACTACCTCTTACGCGTTCGACGACGCCGACCACGCCGCGGACCTGTACGCGCTCGCGGCCGACGGCGACGTCTATTCTCGCATCTCGAACCCGACGACGCGGATTTTAGAAAACCGGCTGGCGGCGCTGGAAGGCGGGGTCGCGGCGGTCGCGACGGCCTCGGGGATGGCCGCGCTCGATTCGGCGACGAGCATCCTCGCGAGCGCGGGCGACAACGTCGTCGCCTCCGCGGATATGTACGGCGGGACCGCGACGTACCTCACGAAGATGGCGACGCGCCGGGGCGTCGAGATCCGGGTGGTGGACACCCTCGACTACGAGGAATACCGAGAGCAGATCGACGAGGACACCGCGTTCGTCCACGTCGAGACGATCGCCAACCCCTCGCTGAAGACGCCCGACTTCGAGCGTCTGGCGGACGTCGCACACGCCAACGCCGCGCCGCTCGTCGTCGACAACACGTTCGCGACGCCGTATCTCTGCCGACCGATCGAACACGGTGCGGACATCGTCTGGGAGTCGACGACGAAATGGATCCACGGGTCGGGAACGACGATCGGTGGCATCCTCGTCGACGGCGGCACGTTCCCGTGGAAGCACGCGGACTACGACGAGCTCTCCGGGACGAACCCGGCCTTCGGGATCGACTTCGTCGAGCGCTACGGCGACGCGGCGTTCGCTAACGCGGCCCGTCAGCGCGCGCTCCGTACGCTCGGCAACCAGCAGTCGCCATTCGACGCGTGGCAGACGATTCAGGGGTTGGAGACGCTGCCCCTCCGGATGGCTCGCCACTGCGAGAACGCCCGCGCCGTCGCGGAGTTCCTCCGCGAACACGACGGCGTCGAGTGGGTGTCGTATCCGGGGTTCGAGGCGCACCCGACCCACGAGAACGCGCGCCGGTATCTGGGCTCCGGCGACGGAGACCGCGCTGCCGACGAGACCGCCAACGCGGGCGACGATATCGACGACGGGGAGTTCGGCGGTATGCTCACGTTCGGCCTCGCCGGCGGCTTCGAGGCGGCCAAGCGGACCTGCGAGGAGACAGACCTCGCCTCGTTCCTCGCGAACATCGGCGACGCGAAGACGCTTATCATCCACCCCGCATCGACGACGCACGCACAGCTTTCGGAGGAGGAACAGCGCGCCGCGGGACTCTCTCCCGAGATGCTCCGCCTCTCCGTCGGCATCGAGGACGCCGCCGACGTGATCGCCGACTTGGACCGCGCGATCAGCGCGGCGAGCCGAAGCGTTTCGGGAACCGGGAACGAAGCGGGGGGCGAGAAATGA